The Nerophis lumbriciformis linkage group LG34, RoL_Nlum_v2.1, whole genome shotgun sequence genome includes a window with the following:
- the LOC133576505 gene encoding pleurocidin-like peptide WF3, translating into MKYVTIFLVLSLVVMMAEPGECFFKHIKNIWRGAKAVFHGARAGWRDYRAQKYLQNGQGYGHQPPQYLPILVED; encoded by the exons ATGAAGTATGTCACGATTTTCCTCGTGCTGTCGCTGGTGGTGATGATGGCCGAGCCTGGCGagtgtttttttaaacacataaAGAATATTTGGAGGGGCGCCAAGGCAGTGTTTCATGGAGCTAGGGCGGGATGGAGAG ATTACAGGGCACAGAAGTACCTGCAAAATGGACAAGG GTATGGACACCAACCACCGCAATACCTGCCCATTCTGGTTGAGGACTGA